In Streptomyces sclerotialus, the DNA window ACAAGCATCCGTCGCTCCAGCTGCGCAGCGCCGCCGGCGTGTCCCAGCGCGGCGCGGTCGACATCTCGCAGCCCAAGGCCGCACAGATCGTCGACGACCTGCTGCGCGAGTACGCGAAGCTCTTCGCCGAGGAGGGCGTGCCCGGGCCGCGCTGGCACCTGGGCGGCGACGAGTACCGCGCCCTCACCGTGCAGTCGCCCGGCACCACCTACCCCCAGCTCGCGCGCGCCGCCACGAAGAAGTACGGCTCCGGGGCCACGGTCTCGGACCTGACGACCGGCTGGCTCAACGACCGCGAGAAGACCCTGCGCAAGGCGGGCGTCAAGCACGTCGAGGCCTGGAACGACGGCTTCCACGACTCCAAGGTGGTCACCCCCGCCAAGGACCGCACGGTGGCGTACTGGACCGGCAAGGAGATCGGCGCCCGCGAGCCCGTCACGTACCTGCAGGAGGGGCGCACCGTCGTGAACCTCAACGACGAGTACCTCTACTACGTGCTCGGCCAGCCGAACGACTTCACCTACCCGACCGGCGAGCGCATCTACAAGGAGTGGACCCCGGCCGTGCTGCGCGGCAGCAAGGCCGTCCCCGACGCGCTCGCCGGACCCGACCGCATTCCCGGCGCCCGCTTCGGCGTCTGGTGCGACCTCGCCGGGTCCCAGACCACCGAACAGGTCGCCCGCGGCATCCGGCTGCCGCTCGCCGCGCTCTCCCAGAAGGTCTGGGACCCGCGGCAGCCGCAGCTGTCCTGGACGGACTTCAAGGCCCGGGCCGCTACGGTGGCACCCGCGCGCTGAGCGGTACGGACGTACGTACGCCTTCGCCCCGGTATGTCACGGTCCGCTGTGACGTTACCGCGCCCCGGCACGCAGTACGGCGCGACAAGGAAGTGCCGGGTGCTGAGGGGAAGGCGTACGTCATGAGCCTGGTGGAACTGGCCGCGCGCGCGGACGCGCGCGGACTGGCGGCGAGCGGTCTCGCCTGCCTGGACCGCTGCCTGCCGCTGCTCGGCGCCGGGGACGACGCGCTGCGCCCGTTGTGGGCCAGCCTGGCGACGGACGGCGCGGAGTGGGGCACCCAGCTGACCGCGGTACGGGCCCTGCTGCCCAAGGCCCCGGCGGACGCCGCGCCCGGTGACGAGGACCCGGCGGTGCTGGCCCGGCGAATGGCGGACGCCGCGCCGGCCGACCGCGCCGAGGAGGACGCGCTCCGCGCCTGGGCCGACGACTGCTCGCTGGCGGCGCTCCACATCCACCACCTGCTGGACCGGCCCGGCAAGCCGTACGAGGGCCCGCACTCCCTCGCGGACCGCCGCGCGGGCCGTACCGACGGCATGACGCCGCTGGTCGAGGCCGAACTGCGGCGCCAGACGACGATCCTGGAACTGCTGGCCGGACACGGCACGGTGGGGCTGCGGCAGGCGGTGGAGGTCTCCGCCGAGGGCCGCCGCGTGGTCCGCGCCGTGGTCTCGCGCCAGACCCGCGGCACCGCCTGAGCCCGCCGGGTCGTCGCGGGCCCGGTGGCACCGCGACTGTGACATTTCCGTTCGTCTTGACGCTGATGTCCATGGGGGCGTAGGCGCCCCGGGTGTCCTGATCCGGGCCGCGCCGCTGCGGACGCCACGGCCCCGCACATGAGGGACGAGGCCGCCGCCGTGTACCGCCTGGCGCAGCCGGGGCCGCTCCGCTGTCCGCGCGGCCGTCGCCCGGCCCGCGGGACACCCCGAAGCGGGACGAGGGACAAGCGGAGAAGGTGAGGGGCCACACATGGGTGGCGGTTCCAGGAGCGCCGGCGGGGCGCCCGACGGCGACGACGGGGGCGGCCCCGCCGCACTGGGCGAACTGCTCGGCGCCGCGGTGCGTGCCGCTTCCCCCGTCACCCCCGAACGGGAACGGCAGGCGGTCGCCGCGTTCCACGCGGCCCGCGAGGCCCACGCGGCGGCAGGCACCCGGCGGCCGCGCCCGGCTCGGCGCGCCGGACGGCCGGTACGCGTCGCGCTCGGCACGCTGCTGGCGACGGTGACGCTGGGCGGCGTGGCGGTGGCCGCGATCGGCACCCTCCCCGGCAGTGCCCCCGAACGGCCCCGCCCGTCTCCCACGGCCCCCGGCCGCCCGGCACCCCAGACCCCCCGCCCGGCCTCACCCATGGGCCCCCAGGCCCCGCTCGTCCGGCCCCCCGCACATCTCCCCGGAACCCCCGCGCACCCCCGCGGAGCCCGGCGCGCCCGGCAAGGGCGAGCGCCCCGGCCGCCACGGCACACCGCACGACCGCGGACAGGGCCGCAAGCAGGGCCACCAGCGCGGCCCCGGGCACGGCCCTGAGCACGTCCCTGGGCAGGGCCACAAGAAGACGGAACCCTCGGAGAAGACGAAGCCCTCGGAGAAGACGAAGCCTTCGAAGCGGGCGGACGGGGCCGAGCGGCCCGAGAAGGCCGGGCCGGCCGGAGCGGCGGAGCGTCCGGGCAGGCGGGAGAAGGGGCGTACGGCCCCGGAGAAGTGAGGGAAGGGGACGGCCGGGGCCGCCACCCCCCCACAGGAGAGGCCCCGGCCGTCGTTCGAGGGAGGACCCGTACGGGGCCCTCACCTCCTACAGCGTCACCGGGGCCGAAAGCGTCACAGCGGCGTCACCCGACGTACGGACAGCCGCATCCCGGCGACTCTGGACGCAGGGCAGCCGATGCCCGTAACGTGCAGGTCCGCGCCGGTCGGTGCGCTCGTCACGCGTCATGCGGCGGCCCGCCGGGGCCGACGGACGGGCCGGACGTACCTACTTCGGCGTAGGTGGCACCTCGGGATACCGTCGGCGCCAGAAGCAGTTCGTTTACCTGCGGTAGCCGGGCACCGGCAGCAGACGTAGGCAGCAACGACCGGGCAGCGGATGCTCCGCGTGCGACAGGATGGACCCGTGCAAGGGGACGACACTCAGCCGGACGACAGCCGGTTGACGGTCGCCGTACAGGCGGCACAGGACGGCGACGAGGCGGCCTTCCGCACCGTCTACCGGGCCGTACATCCACGCCTTCTGGGATATGTACGGACCTTGGTGGGTGAAGCGGACGCCGAGGACGTCGCCTCCGAGGCCTGGCTGCAGATCACCCGGGACCTCGCCCGCTTCAGCGGCGACGCCGACCGCTTCCGCGGCTGGGCGGCCCGCATCGCCCGCAACCGCGCCCTGGACCACATCCGCATGCGCGGCCGCCGCCCGGCCATCGGCGGCGACGAGACCGAACTCACCGACAAGCCGGGTCCGTCCGACACGGTCGGCGAGGCACTGGAGTCGCTCGGCACCGGACGCGCGTTCCGGCTGATCGCCCAGCTTCC includes these proteins:
- a CDS encoding RNA polymerase sigma factor is translated as MLRVRQDGPVQGDDTQPDDSRLTVAVQAAQDGDEAAFRTVYRAVHPRLLGYVRTLVGEADAEDVASEAWLQITRDLARFSGDADRFRGWAARIARNRALDHIRMRGRRPAIGGDETELTDKPGPSDTVGEALESLGTGRAFRLIAQLPQDQAEAVVLRVVVGLDAKSAAGVLGKRPGAVRTAAHRGLRRLAELITGEGEDAAPAEGGVPAEQPEGLPDRLAAGKKPAGGPVDGVPSQDRGGRAGGTESCVPGVTETAARTQKDM